A window of the Cutaneotrichosporon cavernicola HIS019 DNA, chromosome: 6 genome harbors these coding sequences:
- a CDS encoding uncharacterized protein (Protein tyrosine kinase) — protein sequence MAKDKDKEDEGPPGAGTLFVYHGGSATLDWAKLPETQPRLLPSPDVLLDRGIADYTYVPRTEGGVLGRGKFSTVYRVRAGSKEFALKHTPLYPHHPLIAARLLREPTLLAQLSPHPCLIGVDGFVRTDGHFYLVEECARTHVPLPHHPLPLAPSRAAYILDQLISVVRDDLHAGRVCHRDLKGDNVLIDIETGNILLLDLGLGTNFSASEPKLTTCCGSPAFHSPEIVNALNHRPGEVTYYGPEVDIWCIALTMLAMLLQTRFPLGPHHKSRTIMAERANECLDLMDAIYPPGEPWRALGPGVVTQLTDIELVEEELAWTRVRRAMYNFVDIDAHRRMKAFAKYDVGQYMRARITDHARMVAFRTFKTTTFVPSEVKHTLPLYLEMEDDGPIVFRNPSHESEKRIVSYIKYLLRCAGILYHHVPDTNPPVLQLVLPLAPPAEEPDKRLPQTEGWMAQLLGLGRKSPFRSNSVPPPTVRKEAPPLQADLRGKRAWAQQAWMQIEVEKVGNLSGSRQPSRAPSRAPSRPTSRPTSRPGSRNPSKSGRPGSRSRALSTPEEPLSPATEHTTLEPLQEGKPHQHLMRHLVSLTAERNADKKPVPRRTVSTPLIEDPPSPPLSPHVQFGAPLRRTVSVSIAALAHAPRVVLTLSEPRGYPVVREALATAVPPPLEGSRRRGPEVPPTPPTRALAIPNAGGDDDEEPSRGRSRSKETPPNHLRDDRERSSTVKPNTGKGRPLIIDTSGHNTPRPSKPRRHSKDRERTHNGDKWRATSDSGHSRSSVQSRGESAHSTRRGDSSHSRMGESNTSRRSNPGESGSMLILNVGKAGAAAAIASRPVARRSSSVPPLLPVTPIKGLGMTNRDS from the exons ATGGCaaaggacaaggacaaggaggacgagggcccACCCGGCGCCGGCACCCTCTTCGTCTATCATGGCGGCTCGGCAACCCTCGACTGGGCAAAGCTC CCCGAAACACAACCGCGTCTTCTTCCTTCACCAGACGTGCTCCTCGATCGCGGCATCGCAGACTATACATACGTTCCACGTACCGAGGgtggcgtcctcggccgcggcaaGTTTAGCACCGTCTATCGCGTTCGCGCAGGCAGCAAGGAGTTTGCCCTCAAACACACCCCGCTCTAtcctcaccaccctctCATTGCGGCGCGTCTTTTGCGCGAGCCGACACTCCTCGCTCAACTTTCACCCCATCCATGCCTTATCGGAGTAGACGGCTTTGTGCGCACCGACGGCCACTTTTATCTTGTCG AGGAGTGCGCGCGCACCCACGTCCCGCTCCCTCACCATCCATTGCCACTCGCCCCTTCCCGCGCCGCCTACATCCTGGATCAGCTTATCAGCGTCGTCCGTGACGACTTGCATGCTGGCCGAGTCTGTCACCGCGACCTCAAGGGCGACAATGTCCTTATCGACATTGAGACGGGCAACATCCTACTGCTCG ACCTTGGGTTGGGCACAAACTTTTCAGCATCCGAGCCCAAGCTCACGACATGCTGCGGTTCACCTGCTTTCCACAGCCCCGAGATTGTCAACGCTCTCAACCACCGCCCAGGAGAGGTCACCTACTATGG ccccgaggtcgacatTTGGTGCATCGCGCTCACAATGCTCGCGATGCTGCTGCAGACGCGCTTCCCACTTGGGCCTCACCACAAGTCGCGGACGATcatggccgagcgcgcTAACGAGTGCCTCGACCTCATGGACGCGATATACCCACCAGGCGAGCCGTggcgcgccctcggcccGGGTGTCGTGACACAGCTCACCGACattgagctcgtcgaggaagagctgGCGTGGACACGTGTCCGCCGCGCCATGTACAACTTTGTGGACATTGACGCGCACCGCCGCATGAAGGCATTCGCCAAGTACGACGTAGGGCAGTACATGCGTGCGCGCATTACTGACCATGCGCGTATGGTCGCCTTCCGCACCTTCAAGACCACGACGTTCGTTCCATCAGAGGTCAAGCACACGCTTCCTCTCTACCTTGAGATGGAAGACGACGGCCCTATCGTGTTCCGCAACCCGAGCCATGAGAGCGAGAAGCGCATCGTCAGCTACATCAAGTACCTCCTCCGCTGCGCAGGCATCCTCTACCACCACGTGCCGGACACGAACCCACCCGTACTCCAGCTCGTGCTCCCGCTCGCTCCACCCGCAGAGGAACCAGACAAACGTCTTCCCCAAACGGAGGGCTGGATGGCGCAACTCCTGGGCCTCGGGCGCAAGTCGCCCTTCCGCTCCAACTCTGTCCCACCACCAACTGTGCGGAAGGAGGCGCCACCCCTGCAAGCCGACCTTCGTGGCAAGCGCGCCTGGGCGCAGCAGGCGTGGATGCagatcgaggtcgagaaggtcgGCAACCTCTCCGGCAGCCGGCAGCCGTCTCGCGCCCCAAGTCGTGCGCCTTCACGCCCAACTTCGcgcccgacctcgcgccCAGGAAGCAGAAACCCTAGTAAAAGCGGCCGCCCCGgctcacgctcgcgcgccctcAGCACACCAGAGGAGCCCCTCTCCCCGGCCACGGAACACACCACCCTCGAGCCTCTGCAGGAGGGCAAGCCGCACCAGCACCTGATGCGGCACCTGGTAAGTCTCACGGCCGAGCGGAACGCGGACAAGAAGCCTGTGCCGAGGCGCACAGTGTCGACGCCATTGATCGAGGacccaccctccccacccctcTCGCCGCATGTCCAGTTCGGCGCCCCGCTGCGGCGCACCGTCTCAGTGTCTatcgccgccctcgcacaCGCGCCACGTGTTGTGCTCACTCTCTCTGAGCCACGCGGATACCCGGTGGTGCGGGAGGCGCTGGCCACTGCCGTACCCCCTCCTCTTGAAGGCTCACGGCGACGTGGGCCAGAAGTGCCGCCAACACCACCGACACGTGCACTCGCCATCCCAAACGCGGGCGGggacgacgatgaagaGCCGTCGCGCGGCCGCTCACGTTCAAAGGAGACACCGCCAAACCACCTCCGCGATGATAGAGAACGGAGTTCGACGGTCAAGCCTAATACAGGAAAGGGGAGACCGCTCATAATAGACACGAGTGGACACAATACGCCGCGCCCGTCCAAGCCACGGAGACACAGCAAGGACCGTGAGCGTACCCACAACGGCGACAAGTggagagcgacgagcgaTTCGGggcactcgcgctcgtcggtCCAATCGCGGGGGGAAAGCGCACACTCGACCCGGCGTGGCGAttcctcccactcgcgcaTGGGAGAGAGTAATACTTCGCGCCGCTCAAACCCCGGCGAGAGCGGAAGCATGCTCATCCTCAATGTTGGGAAGGCgggcgcggccgccgccattGCCTCTAGACCCGtcgcgaggcgctcgtcctcggtccCGCCACTGTTACCCGTCACACCGATCAAGGGATTGGGGATGACGAACCGCGACTCTTAA
- a CDS encoding uncharacterized protein (RNA recognition motif): MSDPSDVWQNSAPAGDNYREQRDGSPRAPSPRRDERERERSPPPRRDRSRSPGRNGGGEDRGDRGDRGDRGRGEDGSTNKGNNLHVSGLARSITDRVLEDHFSKCGKIIKAQIMLDPHTQESRGFGFVMFETSAEAEAAISEFSGKDFEGRVITITHAKRGRARTPTPGRYHGVKYDRPGFGGGGGGRYGGGGGYGGGYGGGGGYGGHDERPYQPRSYDARYSDRGPRGYDDRYDDRRGGGGGGGGRYDDRRGGYDRHDDRRGGGGGGGYDDYRRGPPPDRYDDRPPRDDRPPRGGYDERPRY; this comes from the exons ATGTCCGACCCCTCCGACG TTTGGCAGAACTCGGCTCCCGCCGGTGACAACTACCGCGAGCAGCGTGACGGTTCGCCCCGCGCTCCCTCGccccgccgcgacgagcgcgagcgtgagcgttcgcctcctccgcgtcgcgaccggtcgcgctcgccggGCCgcaacggcggcggtgaggaCCGTGGGGACCGTGGAGACCGTGGGGACCGTGGCCG cggcgaggacggctcCACTAACAAGGGTAACAACCTGCACGTCAGTGGGCTTGCGCGCTCGATTACCGACCGCGTTCTCGAGGACCACTTCTCCAAGTGCGGCAAGATCATCAAGGCCCAGATCATGCTCGACCCCCACACCC AGGAGTCGCGTGGCTTCGGCTTTGTCATGTTTGAAACCtcggccgaggctgaggccgcCATCTCCGAGTTCTCGGGCAAGGACTTTGAGGGCCGCGTGatcaccatcacccacGCCAAGCGTGGCCGCGCGCGTACCCCCACGCCGGGCCGCTACCACGGCGTCAAGTATGACCGCCCTGGattcggcggcggcggcggcggccgctacggtggcggtggcggctACGGTGGTGGCTacggcggtggtggcggctACGGCGGTCATGACGAGCGTCCTTACCAGCCCCGCTCGTACGATGCGCGTTACTCTGACCGCGGCCCGCGTGGCTATGATGACCGCTACGATGACCGccgtggcggtggtggtggtggtggtggccgtTATGATGACCGCCGTGGCGGCTACGACCGTCACGATGAccgtcgcggcggtggtggcggcggtggttATGATGACTACCGTCGCGGTCCCCCTCCTGA ccgtTATGATGACAGGCCTCCTCGCGACGAccgcccgcctcgcggTGGGTATGACGAGCGCCCTCGTTACTAA
- a CDS encoding uncharacterized protein (Phosphoglycerate mutase family) — MLVYFCRHGQTEYNAQGIIQGNIDVHLNEQGQMEAALLADALQTIPFTEARSSHLTRAFETAQAVVNKHPGLKLVADPGLRERQLGSLEGKRWTPKDGIPADAEQSGVFRARVKEWAEGFFAEHASASTDPSEPEPTVLIVSHGAYLSALLGALLSPPLSFSVARGVDTHKPCLNTSVMRVRANFDGKKWRGEIQSWANVDHMGGREQRLGVSDDLRAQFRKAMGMGASANTNAGEGAEEKATEDEAHHVQVKA; from the exons ATGCTCGTTTACTTTTGTCGTCACGGTCAAACCGAGTA TAACGCCCAGGGGATCATCCAGGGCAACATCGATGTCCACTTAAACGAGCAGGGTCAGATGGAGGCGGCACTGCTCGCGGACGCGCTCCAGACAATCCCGTTCACCGAGGCACGGAGTTCGCATCTGACGCGCGCGTTTGAG ACCGCCCAGGCTGTCGTCAACAAGCACCCgggcctcaagctcgtcgcggaCCCAGGATTGCGCGAACGTCAACTCGGCTcgctcgagggcaagcgcTGGACGCCCAAGGACGGCATCCCCGCCGACGCGGAACAGAGTGGAGT cttCCGGGCCCGTGTCAAAGAGTGGGCGGAGGGCTTCTTCGCCGAACACGCATCTGCATCGACTGATCCTTCCGAACCTGAACCAACCGTGTTGATCGTGAGCCACGGAGCATATCTCTCCGCGCTGCTCGGTGCTcttctctcccctcccctctccttctctgTGGCCAGGGGCGTGGACACGCACAAGCCATGCCTCAACACGAGCGTGATGCGCGTGCGTGCAAACTTTGATGGCAAAAAGTGGCGCGGGGAGATTCAAAGCTGGGCAAACGTCGATCACATGGGAGGACGGGAGCAGCGTTTGGGCGTGAGCGACGACCTTCGGGCGCAATTCCGCAAGGCTATGGGTATGGGTGCGAGCGCAAACACCAATGCTGGTGAAGGCgcagaggagaaggcgacggaggacgaggcgcatCATGTACAGGTCAAGGCGTAG
- the ADO1 gene encoding uncharacterized protein (pfkB family carbohydrate kinase), which yields MSSPVVVCIGNPLLDIQVSPQDGPKYLEKYGLKSNDAILAEEKHMPIYEDIVANSEVTYVAGGAAQNAARAASYVLPPKSVAYIGSVGDDDLKATLQKVNETEGVVSAYEVQPAPTKTGACAVILSNHDRSLVTTLRAAEMFHKEHLAKPEVAALINSAKYFYIGGFFLTHGIESALEIAKAASSRGKTVVLNLSAPFIAQFFKVQLEELLPHVDILIGNESEAAAYAESAGLVDAAPAQVASTLAVFSKSNASRPRIVIITQGADSTLVASSSPSSSAANLSPSDPNPKVYPVSKLSDEQIIDTNGAGDMFAGGLLGALAQGKTLDEAIEVGHKLGQMCCGQIGPKLQFPKVNVI from the exons ATGTCGTcccccgtcgtcgtctgcaTCGGTAACCCCCTC ctcgaCATCCAGGTGTCGCCCCAGGATGGCCCCAAGTACCTCGAGAAGTATGGGCTCAAGTCGAAcgacgccatcctcgccgaggagaagcacATGCCCATTTACGAGGACATTGTCGCCAACTCCGAGGTTACTTACGTTGCGGGCGGTGCTGCGCAGAACGCAGCTCGTGCGGCTTCG TACGTCCTCCCTCCCAAGTCGGTTGCCTACATCGGCTCGgtcggtgacgacgacctcaaggCAACCCTCCAGAAAGTTAACGAGACCGAGGGCGTCGTGAGCGCCTACGAGGTCCAGCCCGCCCCCACCAAGACTGGCGCCTGCGCTgtcatcctctccaaccACGACCGCTCGCTCGTCACCACCCTCCGTGCCGCCGAGATGTTCCACAAGGagcacctcgccaagcccgaggtTGCCGCGCTCATCAACAGCGCCAAGTACTTCTACATTGGTGgcttcttcctcacccACGGCATTGAGTCGGCCCTCGAgatcgccaaggccgcctCTAGCCGCGGCAAGACTGtcgtcctcaacctctcggCTCCCTTCATTGCCCAGTTCTTCAAGGTCcagcttgaggagctcctccCCCACGTCGACATCCTGATCGGCAACGAgtccgaggccgccgcgtACGCCGAGTCCGCtggccttgtcgacgccgccccCGCCCAGGTCGCGTCTACCCTCGCCGTCTTCTCCAAGTCGAACGCCTCGCGGCCCCGCatcgtcatcatcacccAGGGTGCCGACAGCACTCTGgtcgcgtcgagctcgccctcgtcctcggccgccaaCCTCTCCCCTTCGgaccccaaccccaaggTCTACCCCGTTTCCAAGCTCTCCGACGAGCAGATCATCGACACCAACGGTGCCGGTGACATGTTCGCTGGTGGTCTCCTTGGTGCTCTTGCCCAGGGCAAGaccctcgacgaggccatcgaggtcggccaCAAGCTCGGCCAGATGTGCTGCGGCCAGATCGGGCCCAAGCTCCAGTTCCCCAAGGTTAACGTCATCTAA
- a CDS encoding uncharacterized protein (Hemerythrin HHE cation binding domain), with the protein MSRTNRTDAEWYAAPSSGMARIHKGFKAAFAENHRLADGSFHKYGMSLQGFLHHARSVALSLDGHHRGEEASIFPILAKHHPAFANTSAHVASHKIIHDGLDRYNAYLDKATTNPKSYNAAEFRAVIESFKEPMERHLDQEVRDLEPTTLRMMGVTVDDLKRLPF; encoded by the coding sequence ATGTCGCGCACAAACCGCACCGACGCAGAATGGTACGCCGCCCCCTCCTCGGGCATGGCGCGTATCCACAAAGGCTTCAAAGCCGCATTCGCCGAAAatcaccgcctcgccgacggcTCCTTCCACAAATACGGCATGTCGTTACAAGGATTCCTGCACCATGCCCGCTCCGTCGCATTGAGTCTAGATGGCCACCACCGGGGGGAAGAGGCCAGCATCTTCCCTATCCTCGCTAAACACCACCCGGCCTTTGCGAATACCAGCGCCCATGTGGCTAGCCACAAGATCATCCACGACGGACTGGATCGGTATAATGCTTACCTTGACAAAGCGACGACCAATCCAAAGAGCTACAATGCCGCCGAGTTCCGCGCTGTCATTGAGAGCTTTAAGGAGCCGATGGAGAGACACCTCGATCAGGAGGTGCGCGATCTCGAGCCGACCACCCTTAGGATGATGGGCGTGACGGTTGACGACCTTAAGCGGCTCCCGTTCTAG